Within Vigna unguiculata cultivar IT97K-499-35 chromosome 2, ASM411807v1, whole genome shotgun sequence, the genomic segment acatagagttctgaaattagtaaaagtttaaatatttaagaaaaatattataagatgatgaaaaagaaaagtaaaatggGAGCAGTGAAACATTaagtatgaaaaaaatgaaaagaatgcAAAAGACATATAAAAGAAGGATAAAATGTTAGTTAGGATTAAGGTTCAAAATAAGACATATCAGTTGGGTGAAATGTGAGGTGTTAGAATTGTAGTGAAGGTGGTAAGGTGGGACGACAAGAGCAAGGCGACATAGCCTTTTATAGTAGTGACGGAGATGAGAAGCTCGCGATCATTGTCTCAATGGTgatgatttaattaaaatattgagcGTGTGCGGTGTTTAGGATAAGATGTCATTGAAGACAAATGAGAAGATAAAATGCATAATTCAATTAGTGAGCAGTTAGAAgttcagttttttaaaaataaacggTAAAATAATacgatttaaattttattattatttttactataattttttttattaaaaatagtttttttctaCCTTAATATAATACAACTAATTATAGTTAAGTTTAGTTAGATTAATTTTGTTCAGCTATAacaatatatgaagaaaatatcttcttttgtgtccatatttcgtTATTCCAAtattacccttaattattattttaaaaattaattattttataaataatttacttttaactgTTAGTCTAAAAATCTCTTTTGTCTGCAACAGTTGCTCTAAAAACCTCTcttatgttcatttttttttctaattatacatttaacaactattttaaaaattcattatatatccTTTATTGAACTGAACCAAACCGAatcaaattgaattgaatttaaCCGGACTAGACCGAACTGAACTGAACCAAACTGAACCGAACCGAACCAAACCGCActgaaccaaattgaatcacaCTAAACCGCATTGAACTGAAACGAACCAGACCAGACTGAACCGAATCGAACCGAACCAGACCAGACCGAATCGAATCGCACTAAACCAGACCGCACTAAATCGAGCTGGACCAGACTATATTGGACCGAACCGGAccgaaccaaaccaaaccaaacctaATTGAACCGGACCGAACCAAACCAAATCAAACCAAACTGAAATACTCTTTAGTTGTGCTCGATTTTAAAACACcttaaaaaaaggataaaatttaaagaaaaattttacagtttcataattaattaatataaaacaaaaggaGAGTCGTTTTGTAATGTGCGCACAAAATGTCATacctaaaagttttttttagcACCAACACCACAATCTTAAGGTcccttttaaacaatttaaacataatgttttttcccaaattaaatataacaaatgcataaacaataacataaacaaaaaaggtatactttcaataaaaaaaaatcaaaggacAAGCTTGAATTTGTTTGTATTCACGTTTTAcacaaataactattttgtcaAAGTGCAAAACATAGAGTTCTAAAATTGGTAAAAgcctaaatatttaagaaaaatattataagacgaTGAAATAGAAAAGTGAAATGGGAGCAGTGAAACATTAAGTATGAAAAAGTGAGAGAAGAATGCAAAAAACATATAAGAGAAGGATAAAATGTTAGTTAGGGTTAATGTTCAAAATATCAGTTGGGTGGAATGTGAGGTTTTAGAATTATAGTGAAGGTGATAAGGTGGGACAACGAGAGCAAGGCGACATGGCCTTATATAGTAGTGACGAGGATGAGAAGTTCACGATCATTGTCTCAATGTTggtgatttaattaaaaactggAGAGTGCGCGGTGTTTAGGATAAGTTGCCattgaagaaaaatgagaaaataaaatacataattcagTTAGTGAACAATTAATAAATAGAAGTTCAGTTTTTTAGAAATAAAcggtttaaatttaattttttttactataatattttttttattaaaaatagttttttttctaCCTTAATATAATACAACTAATTATAGTTAAGTTTAGTTAGATTAATTTTgttcatctataacaatatataaagaaaatattctcttttgtgtccatatttcgtTATTCCAATTTTATACATAATTCAAATTGCtacataatatttgttatttgcatatatatatatatatatatatatatatatatatatatatatatatatatatatatatatatatatatatatatatatatatatattaacaatactatttatttattgttaaatgCAGGGAAGCTGAAACACATCCTAGACATCAATCTTTATTTGGCCTCCTAATTAAAGAAATGTTTAAGTATGTAAATCTATGATACtttcatttacaatttttttctacatcATGTATGTaatatttcagttttttaatgaatgtatatttatagacatctactaaaatagtttgtatatttatagacaACTACCATTAACTCCATCACATTCAGATATAGCTCATTAACCCCAAATCTTGATCAAatgtattaataatttatgtatacCCATCATAATTGTCATtgattatttgatattatacaTATAGATACATAAAAAAAGCGAACACACATGCACGACAACACCTATGTTTTTGCTAGTATATATAAGGATGATTccttttttgtgtccacatttcaaaatttcaattataccctttaaaatataattatttattaaatttttaaaaattgaccgttatttttacaattttttttgtaaaatgcttcttttttatcaatcattattctctcatcttttcttatatattttactttattttcaataaatataattttattttatatattaatttaataacatcacaatatcatcatctactaatataatatcatatatatttaaaaatatatatatatatatatatatatatagaggtgCGATAACACCTGTATTTATATTAGTAAATCTAAAGAAAATGATGTGTTTGCCAAGTGTTTCGGTAGATATGTTCCGATTTTGGCACTTTGATTCAGCACTTGAGCAAGGCTCATAAGTCACGGTTaaagatgaaataaataatGTCTTTGCGGAGGTTTCACGTGTCATCCTCGTGTATTATACAGATATAGGAACTATGCAATCAGGTTCTATAGAATTCCCACATGCATTTCTCATAAGTGATGACGAAAACGAGAATATCCTCCCAGAATTCAACCCCTCCTAAGACAAAATTCAATCATTGAAAATGCCACGCAGATATCAAAATTCGACTCTCCAGATAACTGAATTCCAACCTGCAACAATCAATTTTTCTTCCCTTCCTCCACAAGAGCgcaacaacaaaaagaaaattacaaaagttCCCAGAATTCAGCGAGAACCGAATTCCGGATGGATTTTCGTCATTGAAGATGCCAAACGCGATTGCGAACCAGAGACCAAATTCTCTGCTGCGACAGTGATCAGTGCTAGTGTGAAAAATAAAACGACAATGTGGATGCCAAAAAAtgaaacaagtgaaaacaaGGGGAAAGCATTGTGTAATGTGGATGCCAAAAAAtgaaacaagtgaaaacaaaaTAGAAGATGGGAATTAAGATTGAATAATTTCCTTGTTTTCCGATGGGATGGGTTTCGATTTCGTCTATACAAAAACTCATAACTGCAGAAAAACATCAGTGGTTGGTCAAAAGGGATTAGGAGGAAAATGCTCAACATCCATGGAAGGGAAACCAGACTGTACGGTTCGCATTCCTCTAAGTATACTCTTTGCTGTTTCTCTCTcctgtaaaaaataattaaaccatttAATGATTTTAGAAGACCAACCTGCTTCAAATTGAAAGTTGAGTAGAATATTTAGACTCACCGGGCCAGTATAATCCAGAAGACGTGTACAGTACACCTCAGCTTCTTCAAACTTTTTCTGTGCTCTGTAATATTTTGCAAGATAGAGCAAAGCTTCAACCATTTTAGGCCCTTCCCTCTCTTCAGATTCCATCCTCTCCAAGTCCTTTTTGTAGTAAAATGCAGCCTCTTCAGGTCGCCCCAGCTCCGAAAGAAGTCTTGCCAAGTTGTGCAGTGCAATTGCTTCCCTGTCATTACAATTTGCTGCTCTTCTGTAACACTTAACTGCTTCATCAAGCATACGAAGTTGATCAGTTTCATAGCACTGTGCCATAGCAATCCACAACCGAGAATCATTTGGCTGCAAGAATACAGATTTTTTGAAGTAATGAAGCGCATAGAGAGGCATTCCCATCATCTCATAAGCCTGTCCTAGTCCATACCAAGCTCGATAATCACGTGGGTCAATGTCTACTGCCCGACGATAGGCATCTACAGCAGCAGGAGTGTTTTTCATCTCAACAAACTCATGTCCCATAAGTGTCCAAGCTGATAagaaatttttgttcaatttaagtGCTCTCCTAAAATATACAACTGCCTTTTCATGCTGCCCTTTTAAACTGTAATAATTTCCAATAATACAACAAGATTCAGGTCTGTATTTATCAGTCAAGAATACTCTATGGGCAAGATAACTCAAAGCAGAAAAACATTCCTTAGCATAAAGCACGTTGGAGTACATGTCCATGTCTTCTACTCTGTATGGATCATTACTAAGCAGTTCTTCAAATATTGCTTCAACTTGATCAAATTCTCTCAAACTGTACTGGGCTTTTGCAATTTGTGCCTGTATGTAATTACTATTACCAAAGGTTCCCAGCAGGTATTCATATTTTGACAGAGAGTCGTTGTGCATCCTTAAT encodes:
- the LOC114174335 gene encoding anaphase-promoting complex subunit 8 isoform X2, translated to MEEDGLVDDDFYLQAKAYFDCREYKRAAHVLRDQNGRKSVFLRCYALYLAGEKRKEEEMIELEGPLGKSDAVNRELVSLERELSTLRNNGKIDPFGLYLYGLVLKQKGSENLARTVLVESVNSYPWNWNVWTELQSLCKTVDILNSLNLNSHWMKDFFLASVYQELRMHNDSLSKYEYLLGTFGNSNYIQAQIAKAQYSLREFDQVEAIFEELLSNDPYRVEDMDMYSNVLYAKECFSALSYLAHRVFLTDKYRPESCCIIGNYYSLKGQHEKAVVYFRRALKLNKNFLSAWTLMGHEFVEMKNTPAAVDAYRRAVDIDPRDYRAWYGLGQAYEMMGMPLYALHYFKKSVFLQPNDSRLWIAMAQCYETDQLRMLDEAVKCYRRAANCNDREAIALHNLARLLSELGRPEEAAFYYKKDLERMESEEREGPKMVEALLYLAKYYRAQKKFEEAEVYCTRLLDYTGPERETAKSILRGMRTVQSGFPSMDVEHFPPNPF
- the LOC114174335 gene encoding anaphase-promoting complex subunit 8 isoform X1; this translates as MSSKESCRSELRIAIRQLSDRCLYSASKWAAEQLVGIEHDPVKFTPSNTRFQRGSSSIRRKYKTHDVTVTPIAGVSYVATPVMEEDGLVDDDFYLQAKAYFDCREYKRAAHVLRDQNGRKSVFLRCYALYLAGEKRKEEEMIELEGPLGKSDAVNRELVSLERELSTLRNNGKIDPFGLYLYGLVLKQKGSENLARTVLVESVNSYPWNWNVWTELQSLCKTVDILNSLNLNSHWMKDFFLASVYQELRMHNDSLSKYEYLLGTFGNSNYIQAQIAKAQYSLREFDQVEAIFEELLSNDPYRVEDMDMYSNVLYAKECFSALSYLAHRVFLTDKYRPESCCIIGNYYSLKGQHEKAVVYFRRALKLNKNFLSAWTLMGHEFVEMKNTPAAVDAYRRAVDIDPRDYRAWYGLGQAYEMMGMPLYALHYFKKSVFLQPNDSRLWIAMAQCYETDQLRMLDEAVKCYRRAANCNDREAIALHNLARLLSELGRPEEAAFYYKKDLERMESEEREGPKMVEALLYLAKYYRAQKKFEEAEVYCTRLLDYTGPERETAKSILRGMRTVQSGFPSMDVEHFPPNPF